In Halorhabdus tiamatea SARL4B, a genomic segment contains:
- a CDS encoding riboflavin synthase, with protein MFTGIIEDVGTVEAIDRRANALVLTLSTELTDLELGDSVAVNGPCLTVVEIDESAETFTVEVTPETYRRTNLRELHPGSPVNLESALQLNDGLDGHLVTGHIDGTGVVTDLRREEKARIYSIRPPEKLLPYLAEKGSVAVDGVSLTVVDVDRTFSVSITDFTEEETILTETGVGDEVNLEVDVIARYVERLAGEADGETDLMEKLEELNQ; from the coding sequence ATGTTCACGGGCATAATCGAGGACGTCGGGACCGTCGAGGCCATTGACCGGCGGGCGAACGCGCTCGTCCTGACCCTCTCGACGGAACTGACCGACCTGGAACTCGGCGACAGCGTCGCGGTCAACGGCCCGTGTCTCACGGTCGTCGAAATCGACGAATCGGCGGAAACGTTCACCGTCGAGGTGACCCCCGAGACCTATCGGCGGACCAACCTTCGGGAGCTCCACCCAGGGAGTCCGGTCAACCTCGAGTCGGCGCTGCAGTTGAACGACGGCCTCGACGGCCACCTCGTGACGGGCCACATCGATGGGACCGGCGTCGTGACCGATCTCCGCCGCGAGGAGAAAGCCCGGATCTACTCGATCCGGCCGCCGGAGAAATTGTTGCCCTACCTCGCCGAGAAGGGATCGGTGGCGGTCGACGGCGTCAGTCTGACGGTCGTCGACGTCGATCGGACCTTCAGCGTCTCGATCACCGACTTCACAGAGGAGGAGACGATCCTCACGGAGACCGGCGTCGGCGACGAGGTCAACCTGGAGGTCGACGTGATCGCGCGGTACGTCGAGCGGTTGGCCGGGGAGGCGGACGGGGAGACGGACCTCATGGAGAAACTCGAAGAACTCAACCAATGA
- the mvk gene encoding mevalonate kinase encodes MVTSSAPGKVYLFGEHAVVYGEPAVPCAIERRASVTATRRDDASLRVHAGDLTLDGFTVEYSGDTAGTPDVDVEQPLLEAAMGYVNEAIEQARDAADRPEAGFDVHIDSAIPLGAGLGSSAAVVVAAIDAATRELDHPLGVEAIADRAYQVELAVQDGEASRADTFCSAMGGAVRVEGEDCRRLDAVPNLPFVIGYDGGSGDTGALVAGVRGLREEYDFAADTVEAIGDVVRRGEDALVEEDLDELGRLMDFNHGLLSALGVSSRSLDAMVWAARDADARGAKLTGAGGGGCIVALDATDGTETALRYTPGCEHAFRAELDTDGVRVEES; translated from the coding sequence ATGGTCACTTCGAGCGCTCCGGGCAAGGTGTACCTCTTCGGCGAGCACGCCGTCGTCTACGGCGAACCCGCCGTCCCCTGTGCGATCGAGCGTCGCGCGTCGGTGACGGCGACGCGCCGGGACGACGCATCGCTCCGGGTCCACGCCGGCGATCTCACGCTCGACGGATTCACGGTCGAGTACAGCGGTGACACGGCGGGAACCCCCGACGTCGACGTCGAACAACCGCTGCTCGAGGCCGCGATGGGCTACGTCAACGAGGCGATCGAGCAGGCTCGCGACGCGGCCGACCGCCCCGAGGCGGGCTTCGACGTCCACATCGACAGCGCGATCCCGCTCGGCGCTGGACTCGGTTCCTCGGCGGCGGTCGTGGTCGCTGCGATCGACGCCGCGACCCGCGAACTCGACCACCCACTCGGCGTCGAAGCGATCGCCGACCGGGCCTACCAGGTCGAACTCGCCGTCCAGGACGGGGAGGCCTCGCGGGCGGACACCTTCTGCTCGGCGATGGGCGGGGCCGTCCGCGTCGAGGGCGAGGACTGCCGGCGACTCGATGCCGTCCCGAACCTGCCGTTCGTGATCGGCTACGACGGGGGCTCCGGTGATACGGGCGCGCTCGTCGCGGGCGTCCGCGGACTGCGCGAGGAGTACGACTTCGCGGCCGACACCGTCGAAGCGATCGGCGACGTCGTCCGCCGTGGCGAGGACGCACTCGTCGAGGAAGATTTGGACGAACTCGGCCGACTCATGGACTTCAACCACGGACTGCTGTCGGCGCTCGGGGTCTCCTCACGGTCGCTCGACGCGATGGTCTGGGCCGCCCGCGACGCCGACGCCCGCGGCGCGAAACTCACTGGCGCGGGCGGCGGCGGCTGTATCGTCGCGCTCGATGCCACCGACGGGACCGAGACCGCCCTCCGGTATACTCCCGGCTGCGAGCACGCCTTCCGGGCCGAACTCGACACCGACGGCGTTCGGGTGGAAGAGTCATGA
- a CDS encoding isopentenyl phosphate kinase: MTTILKLGGSVITEKDAPETVDREALTAAADAIGAADLDDLVIVHGGGSFGHHHAEAHGVTATAGTHDAAGVYAIHDAMARLDDHVVEALQDAGVPALPVHPFSVASRDEHGETALPTGAIDRLRGEGFVPVLFGDVVVQAGAGATILSGDEIVVLLARSLGADRIGLCSGVSGVLDESGAVIDRIEDFAAVADALGESEATDVTGGMAGKVRALLDLETPASIFGPDDLAAFLAGEDPGTLIE; the protein is encoded by the coding sequence GTGACGACGATCCTCAAACTCGGGGGCAGCGTCATCACGGAGAAGGACGCGCCCGAGACCGTCGACCGGGAGGCGCTCACCGCGGCAGCCGACGCCATCGGGGCGGCCGACCTCGACGATCTCGTGATCGTCCACGGCGGCGGGAGCTTCGGCCACCACCACGCCGAGGCGCACGGCGTCACCGCCACGGCGGGGACCCACGACGCGGCAGGCGTCTACGCCATCCACGACGCCATGGCCCGACTCGACGATCACGTCGTCGAAGCGTTGCAGGACGCCGGCGTGCCCGCCCTCCCGGTCCACCCGTTCTCGGTCGCCTCCAGGGACGAACACGGCGAGACGGCCCTGCCGACGGGCGCGATCGACCGCCTGCGAGGCGAGGGGTTCGTGCCCGTCCTCTTCGGTGACGTGGTCGTCCAGGCTGGCGCGGGCGCGACGATCCTGAGCGGCGACGAGATTGTCGTCCTGCTCGCGCGCTCGCTCGGGGCCGATCGGATCGGCCTCTGTTCGGGTGTGTCGGGCGTCCTCGACGAATCGGGGGCCGTGATCGACCGGATCGAGGACTTCGCGGCCGTCGCCGACGCGCTCGGTGAGAGCGAGGCGACCGACGTCACCGGTGGCATGGCCGGGAAAGTGCGAGCCTTGCTCGACCTGGAGACGCCGGCGTCGATCTTCGGCCCCGACGATCTGGCGGCATTTCTCGCCGGCGAGGATCCCGGCACGCTGATCGAGTGA
- a CDS encoding DUF5518 domain-containing protein translates to MAQGNTLLNAVIGAVVTVVFTFLPFSPVVGGSIAGYLQGGDQSAAIRVGTLSGVLAAIPLVVVLMLLATIVPFLPAFGTAGSITAVFGVLGIVALVISLFYSVGLSVLGALLGRYLSRETGR, encoded by the coding sequence ATGGCCCAAGGCAATACGCTGCTCAACGCGGTGATCGGCGCCGTCGTCACGGTCGTCTTCACGTTTCTCCCATTCTCGCCCGTCGTCGGCGGGTCCATCGCCGGGTACCTCCAGGGCGGTGACCAGTCAGCTGCCATCCGGGTCGGCACCCTCTCGGGCGTACTCGCCGCGATCCCGCTGGTGGTCGTCCTGATGCTGTTGGCGACCATCGTCCCGTTCCTGCCGGCTTTCGGGACGGCAGGGTCGATCACTGCCGTCTTCGGCGTCCTCGGGATCGTCGCGCTCGTGATCTCCCTGTTTTACAGCGTCGGTCTGAGCGTCCTCGGCGCGCTCCTCGGACGGTATCTGTCCCGGGAAACCGGCCGCTGA
- a CDS encoding HEAT repeat domain-containing protein produces MGLSDLEHRLQHYQENDSLDGYQPTIDREHLETFLLECRSRDRLLEFVVETGEIGPFVRHLLENDDDEYVETIYRQLFNREYDDIAREGLEVLREHPDERASVYIVGVALESDPTVAVPALEILSQADPEILIDIVREQVRADDPVIARAAIDALASLDPESLDPNERDRIVSHFQYGREATEHKTIESRIDETLAKFE; encoded by the coding sequence GTGGGCCTCTCTGATCTAGAACATCGTTTACAGCATTATCAGGAAAACGACTCTCTCGATGGCTACCAGCCGACGATCGATCGCGAGCACCTCGAGACGTTCCTGCTGGAGTGTCGCAGTCGGGATCGCCTGCTGGAGTTCGTCGTGGAGACCGGGGAGATCGGTCCATTCGTTCGCCACCTCCTCGAGAATGACGACGACGAGTACGTCGAGACGATCTACCGACAGTTGTTCAATCGCGAATATGACGATATCGCTCGCGAGGGACTCGAAGTCCTTCGGGAACACCCAGACGAGCGCGCGTCCGTCTACATCGTCGGTGTCGCACTGGAATCAGACCCGACCGTTGCAGTCCCAGCCCTGGAGATCCTCTCGCAGGCCGATCCCGAAATCCTCATCGACATCGTCCGCGAGCAGGTAAGAGCAGACGACCCAGTTATCGCTCGGGCCGCAATCGACGCGCTGGCCAGTCTCGACCCCGAGTCGCTGGATCCTAACGAGCGTGACCGGATCGTGTCGCACTTCCAGTACGGACGGGAGGCGACCGAGCACAAAACCATCGAATCCCGTATTGACGAGACGCTCGCGAAGTTCGAGTGA
- a CDS encoding ribonuclease J, whose amino-acid sequence MEIEIATIGGYEEVGRQMTAVRAGEDVVIFDMGLNLSKVLIHDNVETERMHSLDLIDMGAIPDDRVMSEIEGDVKAIVPTHGHLDHIGAISKLAHRYDAPIMATPFTIELVKQQIQGEEKFGVENDLVKMDAGASTRIGDDGVELEFVNVTHSIIDAINPVLHTPEGAIVYGLDKRMDHDPVLGDPIDMDRFREIGEEGVLCYIEDCTNAQKKGRTPSESVARRHLKDVMYSMADYDGGIVATTFSSHIARVKSLVEFADDIGRQPVLLGRSMEKYSGTAERLDFVEFPEDLGMYGHRKSVDRTFKRIMSEGKENFLPIVTGHQGEPRAMLTRMGRGDTPYELEEGDKVIFSARVIPEPTNEGQRYQSETLLKMQGARIYDEVHVSGHLNREGHYEMLNALEADHLIPAHQNMEGFAPYVELAESEGYELGEDLHVTRNGNVITLVE is encoded by the coding sequence ATGGAAATCGAGATTGCCACCATCGGCGGCTACGAGGAAGTGGGACGACAGATGACTGCGGTGCGGGCGGGCGAGGACGTCGTGATCTTCGACATGGGCCTGAACCTCTCGAAGGTCCTGATTCACGACAACGTCGAGACCGAGCGGATGCACAGCTTAGATCTGATCGACATGGGTGCGATCCCCGACGATCGCGTCATGAGCGAGATCGAGGGTGACGTCAAGGCCATCGTGCCGACCCACGGTCACCTCGACCACATCGGCGCGATCAGCAAACTCGCCCACCGCTACGACGCGCCGATCATGGCGACGCCATTTACGATCGAACTCGTCAAACAGCAGATCCAGGGCGAGGAGAAGTTCGGCGTCGAGAACGATCTCGTGAAGATGGACGCCGGCGCGAGCACCCGGATCGGCGACGACGGCGTCGAACTCGAGTTCGTCAACGTCACCCACTCGATCATCGACGCGATCAACCCCGTCCTCCACACGCCCGAAGGCGCAATCGTCTACGGGCTGGACAAGCGCATGGACCACGATCCGGTCCTCGGCGATCCGATCGACATGGACCGGTTCCGTGAGATCGGCGAGGAAGGTGTCCTGTGTTACATCGAGGACTGTACGAACGCCCAGAAGAAAGGGCGCACCCCGAGCGAGTCCGTCGCGCGACGCCACCTCAAGGACGTCATGTACAGCATGGCGGACTACGACGGCGGCATCGTCGCCACGACGTTCTCCAGCCACATCGCCCGCGTGAAGAGTCTCGTCGAGTTCGCCGACGATATCGGTCGTCAACCCGTCCTGCTGGGCCGCTCGATGGAGAAGTACTCCGGGACGGCTGAACGCCTCGACTTCGTCGAGTTCCCCGAGGATCTGGGGATGTACGGCCACCGTAAGTCCGTCGACCGGACGTTCAAGCGCATCATGAGCGAGGGCAAGGAGAACTTCCTCCCGATCGTGACCGGCCACCAGGGCGAGCCCCGCGCGATGCTCACCCGGATGGGCCGGGGCGACACGCCCTACGAACTCGAGGAGGGCGACAAGGTCATCTTCTCGGCCCGTGTGATTCCGGAGCCGACCAACGAGGGCCAGCGCTATCAGAGCGAGACGCTCCTGAAGATGCAGGGCGCACGCATCTACGACGAGGTCCACGTCTCGGGTCACCTCAACCGCGAGGGCCACTACGAGATGCTCAACGCCTTGGAGGCCGACCATCTCATCCCGGCCCACCAGAACATGGAAGGGTTCGCGCCGTACGTCGAACTCGCCGAGAGCGAGGGCTACGAGCTCGGCGAGGACCTCCACGTCACGCGAAACGGTAACGTGATCACGCTGGTCGAATAA
- a CDS encoding thiol-disulfide oxidoreductase DCC family protein has protein sequence MAPTLVYDDDCGFCTRAAEFVARHGSVEIVGFAELSPSLRDRLPPDYRECAHLVTEEAVYSCGESIERALAETALVPAALFGVFRALPGYPSLREWGYRRIAENRGTIGRLLP, from the coding sequence GTGGCTCCAACACTCGTCTACGACGACGACTGTGGCTTCTGTACGCGGGCTGCGGAATTCGTCGCCCGCCACGGAAGTGTCGAGATCGTCGGCTTCGCCGAGCTGTCGCCGTCACTTCGCGACCGGCTCCCGCCGGACTATCGCGAGTGTGCCCACCTCGTGACCGAGGAGGCGGTCTACTCGTGTGGCGAGTCGATCGAGCGCGCGCTCGCCGAAACAGCACTCGTCCCGGCTGCGCTGTTTGGCGTCTTTCGGGCGCTTCCGGGATACCCATCCCTCCGGGAATGGGGCTACCGCCGGATCGCGGAAAACCGCGGGACTATCGGTCGGTTGTTGCCGTAG
- a CDS encoding aldo/keto reductase — protein MEHVTVAGTEVPAVGIGTWQMEPETAYDAVSDALDVGYRHVDTAQIYENEAGVGRAIADADVAREALFLTTKVNPRYRSVESIVASVEDSLTALDTDYVDLLLIHWPNPLADLETVMDGLNEAVDREMARHIGVSNFGKDRLDRARDLSEAPILTDQVLFHPWWPQRELLAYCQAEDVMLTAYSPLANGALLDDALLEEIGERYGKTGPQVAIRWATQHENVATIPMSTSREHIKENLDVFDFKLTRAEHDRVTRPSYLQTGKALFGGMLSG, from the coding sequence ATGGAACACGTGACAGTCGCCGGTACCGAGGTTCCCGCAGTCGGCATCGGCACCTGGCAGATGGAGCCCGAGACCGCCTACGACGCCGTCAGCGACGCCCTCGACGTCGGCTACCGACACGTCGACACCGCCCAGATCTACGAGAACGAGGCCGGCGTCGGCCGTGCGATCGCCGACGCCGACGTGGCTCGAGAGGCCCTCTTCCTCACGACGAAGGTCAACCCCCGCTACCGCTCGGTCGAGTCGATCGTCGCGAGCGTCGAGGACAGCCTCACGGCCCTCGACACCGACTACGTCGATCTACTGCTGATCCACTGGCCGAACCCCCTCGCCGACCTGGAGACGGTGATGGACGGGTTAAACGAGGCCGTCGATCGCGAGATGGCCCGCCACATCGGCGTGAGCAACTTCGGAAAGGATCGACTCGATCGTGCGCGAGACCTCTCCGAGGCACCGATCCTGACCGACCAGGTCCTGTTTCATCCGTGGTGGCCCCAGCGCGAGTTGCTCGCCTACTGCCAAGCGGAGGACGTCATGCTGACGGCCTACAGCCCGCTGGCCAACGGCGCGTTGCTGGACGACGCGCTGCTCGAAGAGATCGGCGAGCGCTACGGCAAGACCGGGCCGCAGGTCGCGATCCGGTGGGCAACTCAACACGAGAACGTCGCCACGATCCCGATGTCGACCTCCCGGGAGCACATCAAAGAGAACCTCGACGTCTTCGACTTCAAACTCACGCGCGCGGAACACGACCGCGTGACGCGGCCGTCGTACCTCCAGACCGGGAAGGCGCTGTTCGGGGGCATGCTCAGCGGCTAA
- a CDS encoding putative sodium/potassium/calcium exchanger, which yields MATITLKQTLSHWARLFGYVLGVAVVGGAVAGGGLAVLEDVPNWAPGGAAPDVGVNLVVGAGLLAVGALVLLAGFFTIVLVVVATGVEAAGDDADGDRSGDDADGDRSDGDSTDDPVPDPAERLASRRRARRGPTTANAEPTRPQERAESRSAEAPAPEQPNENERSDATDRGEDWMREVERDLVEGEGADASQTPPSDESTVPPHATDPTDRSPEDETGAGEERVESSADDWVGADEIGSDDPTADVADEPDVSAGESGVPAGDRPSTASDGPVDDAIDATDRSTASEDASGPAGRGRETTDSADDPLAPDDFEPDPVENDREDVGGIEEATAAEKLTGTADGDPTEATADEQDMEATDVEADSDGDSTDSDDEPL from the coding sequence ATGGCAACGATCACGCTCAAGCAGACGCTGAGTCACTGGGCGCGACTGTTCGGGTACGTCCTCGGCGTCGCCGTCGTCGGTGGGGCCGTCGCCGGTGGCGGACTCGCCGTCCTCGAGGACGTGCCGAACTGGGCACCCGGCGGGGCGGCACCCGACGTCGGCGTGAACCTCGTCGTCGGCGCGGGACTGCTCGCCGTCGGCGCGCTGGTCCTGCTGGCTGGCTTCTTCACGATCGTCCTGGTCGTCGTCGCCACCGGCGTCGAGGCCGCGGGCGACGACGCGGACGGTGACCGATCCGGCGACGACGCGGACGGTGACCGATCCGACGGCGACTCGACCGACGACCCCGTTCCGGATCCCGCCGAGCGTCTCGCCTCTCGGCGACGTGCCAGGCGTGGGCCAACTACGGCCAACGCCGAACCTACCCGGCCCCAGGAGCGAGCCGAATCGCGATCGGCCGAGGCCCCAGCCCCGGAACAACCGAACGAGAACGAACGCAGCGACGCCACGGACCGGGGTGAGGACTGGATGCGGGAAGTCGAGCGCGACCTGGTCGAGGGGGAGGGGGCGGACGCGAGCCAGACGCCGCCATCGGACGAGTCGACTGTCCCGCCCCACGCGACAGATCCGACGGACCGCTCCCCGGAAGACGAGACCGGGGCTGGCGAAGAACGTGTCGAGTCGTCGGCCGACGACTGGGTCGGTGCCGACGAAATCGGATCGGACGATCCGACGGCGGACGTCGCCGACGAACCGGACGTCTCGGCCGGCGAATCGGGCGTCCCGGCCGGCGATCGTCCGTCGACTGCGTCAGACGGCCCGGTCGACGACGCGATCGACGCGACGGACAGGAGCACCGCCAGCGAGGACGCGTCCGGCCCCGCAGGCAGGGGGCGTGAGACAACCGATTCAGCCGACGATCCACTCGCGCCCGACGACTTCGAACCCGATCCGGTCGAGAACGATCGCGAAGACGTGGGAGGCATCGAGGAAGCAACGGCTGCTGAGAAACTCACGGGGACGGCTGATGGGGATCCCACGGAAGCAACGGCCGACGAGCAAGACATGGAAGCGACGGACGTCGAGGCCGATTCGGACGGCGATTCTACGGATAGCGACGACGAACCGCTGTAA